One Narcine bancroftii isolate sNarBan1 chromosome 3, sNarBan1.hap1, whole genome shotgun sequence DNA window includes the following coding sequences:
- the LOC138756750 gene encoding fibrinogen gamma chain-like, with the protein MSGTKNKFLLFLFLQLAFLFPEGTSNDESCCSLDKRFGEYCPTTCGISIFFQNYQSHVDKELTNIENDLKGIHNMSITTNHNIDNIIQMNTVMLKESPDNYIEKVKEIESEILRFETISGNHEYEIQKLEYIVSSNNKNIKNLKKLIQQLHSRCRESCQDTVQISEITGQDCQSNADKGERKSGLYYIQPLRVHQKFLVYCEIDSAGRGWTVLQRRLDGSVDFAQNWIPYKEGFGYLSPDDSTEFWLGNEKIHLITTQTHDPYLLEITLKDWSNEKSSWKAAIKMESVQKEFKRTGGGVYTADQTANGYDDGIIWAIWLNNWYSLKETTMKIIPYKKFAKLRSETSQVTRDLSMATVLDQVSTKEKSEHRKLIESSAAWCHVTNISLNVNKMKEMIIAFKRGGRVHTPVHIDGFEDERVDHSKISGINLCNDLTLDKHSDTIIKNPTNAFTFLEYEGSSAHTIVLQQSLQVHHQKSTCRMHHMW; encoded by the exons ATGTCAGGAACAAAGAACAAGTTCTTACTTTTCCTCTTTCTTCAACTTGCATTTTTATTTCCTGAGGGT ACCTCAAATGACGAATCTTGCTGCAGCTTAGATAAGCGCTTT GGAGAATATTGCCCAACGACATGTGGaatcagtattttttttcaaaattaccaAAGCCACGTTGACAAAGAATTAACGAATATTGAAAACGATTTGAAAGGCATCCATAATATGTCAATTACAACTAACCATAACATCGATAACATTATACAAATGAACACTGTCATGCTGAAAGAATCTCCAG ATAATTACATCGAAAAGGTAAAAGAAATAGAGTCAGAGATTCTGAGGTTTGAGACAATCAGTGGAAATCATGAGTATGAAATACA AAAATTGGAGTACATAGTATCATCGAACAATAAAAACATTAAGAATTTAAAAAAGCTTATCCAACAACTTCATAGCCGATGCAGAGAATCCTGTCAAGACACAGTTCAAATAAGTGAGATCACAGGGCAAG ATTGTCAAAGTAACGCTGACAAAGGTGAAAGAAAGAGTGGCCTATACTACATCCAACCGCTGAGAGTCCACCAAAAGTTCTTGGTGTACTGTGAGATAGACTCGGCTGGAAGAGGCTGGACAGTACTGCAAAGG aggcTTGATGGCAGTGTAGACTTTGCTCAAAACTGGATCCCCTACAAGGAAGGATTTGGATATTTGTCACCTGATGATAGCACAGAATTTTGGCTTGGCAACGAAAAGATACATTTAATAACTACGCAGACTCATGACCCTTATTTGCTTGAAATTACCCTGAAGGACtggagcaatgagaagag CTCTTGGAAGGCTGCCATTAAGATGGAAAGTGTACAGAAGGAATTCAAaaggactgggg GTGGAGTTTACACAGCTGATCAGACTGCAAATGGATATGATGATGGCATTATCTGGGCAATATGGCTCAATAACTGGTACTCTCTTAAAGAAACCACAATGAAAATCATACCATACAAGAAATTTGCAAAATTGAGATCTGAGACATCACAAGTAACTAGAG atttgtcTATGGCAACAGTACTGGACCAAGTTTCAACTAAAGAGAAGTCCGAACACAGGAAATTGATTGAAAGTTCAGCAGCATGGTGCCATGTTACCAACATTtctctcaatgtcaataagatgaaggagatgataatTGCCTTCAAAAGAGGGGGCAGAGTCCATACCCCTGTCCACATTGATGGCTTTGAGGATGAAAGGGTAGATCACTCAAAGATCTCAGGAATAAATCTCTGCAATGACCTAACCTTGGACAAACATAGTGACACGATTATCAAAAATCCCACAAATGCCTTTACTTTCTTAGAATACGAAGGAAGTTCAGCACATACCATTGTCCTTCAACAatctctacaggtgcaccatcaaaagtCTACTTGTAGGATGCATCACATGTGGTAG